One Candidatus Lernaella stagnicola DNA window includes the following coding sequences:
- a CDS encoding ABC transporter ATP-binding protein: protein MKAIVVRNLTKDYKIYSRRGQKAKELLTFNRRDFHDTKRALHDVTFDVARGECLGIIGNNGSGKSTLLKILARTSYPTTGKIEINGEVSYILDPSTGFNPDFSGRQNVYTKCALLGMDPVETEKLFPVVHEFSGLGERIDHPIRTYSAGMVVRLGFSVAIHVPFDVLLVDEVLSVGDYLYQRKCINAIRRFKEQGKTILVSSHSLSDVSTFCDRLILLHDGAIGMIGQTDSVVKAYIEDCEQRYSRIETADVEDPIYDEVLTCCVDRLGTVTIHEVAFFGADGKQTTVVDSGTGLTMRVRFEAHEPIDNPCIRVQFLRNDGLLATGSNTYRHDLKLGELHGVYEAVCHFPHFNLLEGDYYANIGVWPDEFQSFVAKTPFDIHEYNDIIAVRSHRIDGGGLARVPCAWDVKKLEDEP, encoded by the coding sequence ATGAAGGCGATAGTCGTTCGAAACTTGACCAAGGATTACAAAATCTACAGCCGCCGCGGCCAGAAGGCCAAGGAACTGCTCACCTTCAACCGCCGCGATTTTCACGACACCAAGCGCGCGCTGCACGATGTCACCTTCGACGTGGCGCGCGGCGAGTGCCTCGGCATCATCGGCAACAACGGCAGCGGCAAGTCGACGCTGCTCAAAATCCTGGCGCGTACCTCGTATCCCACGACCGGAAAGATCGAGATCAACGGCGAGGTGAGTTACATTCTCGACCCCTCCACGGGCTTCAACCCCGATTTTTCCGGCCGCCAAAACGTGTACACCAAGTGCGCGCTGCTGGGTATGGATCCGGTCGAAACTGAAAAGCTGTTTCCGGTCGTGCACGAGTTTTCCGGCCTGGGGGAACGCATCGACCACCCCATCCGCACCTACAGCGCCGGGATGGTCGTGCGCCTCGGCTTTTCCGTGGCGATTCACGTGCCCTTCGACGTGCTGCTGGTGGACGAAGTGCTCTCGGTCGGCGACTACCTTTACCAGCGCAAGTGCATCAACGCGATTCGCCGGTTCAAGGAGCAGGGCAAGACAATCCTGGTATCGAGTCACAGCTTGTCGGACGTTTCGACCTTCTGCGATCGCTTGATTCTATTGCACGACGGCGCGATCGGCATGATCGGGCAGACCGATTCCGTCGTGAAAGCCTACATTGAGGATTGCGAGCAGCGTTACAGTCGCATCGAAACAGCCGATGTCGAGGATCCGATCTACGACGAAGTGCTTACCTGCTGCGTGGATCGGCTCGGCACGGTGACGATTCACGAGGTGGCGTTTTTCGGCGCCGACGGCAAGCAGACGACCGTGGTCGACAGCGGTACCGGCCTGACCATGCGCGTGCGATTCGAAGCCCACGAGCCGATCGACAACCCGTGCATCCGCGTGCAGTTCCTGCGCAACGACGGCCTGCTGGCGACCGGCTCCAACACCTATCGGCACGACCTGAAACTCGGCGAACTGCACGGCGTTTACGAAGCCGTCTGCCATTTCCCCCATTTCAACCTGCTCGAGGGCGACTACTACGCGAACATCGGCGTCTGGCCCGACGAGTTCCAAAGTTTCGTCGCCAAGACGCCTTTCGACATTCACGAGTACAACGACATCATCGCCGTGCGCAGCCACCGCATCGACGGCGGCGGCCTGGCCCGCGTGCCCTGCGCGTGGGACGTCAAGAAGCTCGAGGATGAGCCATGA
- a CDS encoding ABC transporter permease: MKRTLVALFGQRRLLWSLVLLDLRKRYGASFGGFFWSVINPLLQILVYTVVFGYILAVNVGGNEGTANYGVFLFAGMLPWIAFSEAVQKSSTVILENKDLVKQVRFPVIMLPLQVLLSSFLHELIALGIFIVILVLLGQPPPLFAFGLIFIFPLQLMLTLGLAVIVAAFHVFYKDVGQFIAAVLTLWFFATPIIYPISLIPEWLQRFYYANPLTPLITTYRSVLLGNEIPNFGAFIYMCVFAFVVFILGMTLFHRLSKDFADLL; encoded by the coding sequence ATGAAACGAACCCTCGTCGCCCTTTTCGGTCAGCGCCGGCTGCTATGGAGCCTGGTGCTGCTGGATTTGCGCAAGCGATACGGCGCGAGCTTCGGCGGTTTCTTCTGGTCGGTCATCAATCCCCTGCTGCAGATACTCGTGTACACGGTCGTGTTCGGCTACATTTTGGCGGTGAACGTGGGCGGCAACGAAGGCACCGCCAACTACGGTGTGTTCCTGTTCGCGGGCATGCTGCCGTGGATCGCCTTTTCCGAAGCGGTGCAGAAGTCGAGCACGGTGATTCTGGAAAACAAGGACCTGGTCAAGCAAGTGCGCTTCCCGGTGATCATGCTGCCGTTGCAGGTGCTGCTTTCGAGCTTCCTGCACGAGTTGATCGCGCTGGGGATTTTCATCGTGATCCTGGTCCTGCTGGGTCAGCCGCCGCCGCTTTTTGCCTTCGGCCTGATTTTCATTTTCCCGCTGCAACTGATGCTCACGCTGGGCTTGGCGGTAATCGTTGCCGCTTTCCACGTGTTCTACAAAGACGTCGGCCAGTTCATCGCGGCGGTGCTGACGCTGTGGTTTTTCGCCACGCCGATCATCTATCCCATTTCGCTGATCCCCGAGTGGCTGCAACGTTTCTACTACGCCAACCCGCTCACGCCGCTGATCACTACCTACCGCTCGGTCCTGCTGGGTAACGAGATCCCGAATTTCGGGGCGTTCATTTACATGTGCGTTTTCGCCTTCGTCGTGTTCATCCTGGGCATGACGTTGTTCCACCGCCTGTCCAAGGATTTTGCGGACCTGCTCTGA
- a CDS encoding radical SAM protein: MDLNQAATRARDALTIEAETNAGVRDLLAVAEDDAADRPTRQAALRLLGALAGEAFVGPRIVHLDVVGVCNANCIYCRDHSPYIHDREPWRTMEMPYEMAARLVSEAVELGAELLPLVGAGENLLHTRFADLIALIKSQPVEFEVYTNGLNWTDEVIDLFADAPRAKATFSLSAATPATWAAFRPEMSPDLFLRIEDSMRRLVARRGAGLRVGIVHVLNRRNVGEVLPMIRQAIDLGVDEVQYKLTEMNDAAYPLKLGAPEVESIRLEIREARRLAALAGVDIHDNIEFQLDHLDVETGLYTPGLYRHLPCFAGFEMIRVRRDGAISFCCGLKFFGSASEMSLRDHWFGEAMREARRAALAMPTGANMRLPDGGMLHDPQCDFCYNYVFNRAYAEAVQEAGVAHLLAERQ; this comes from the coding sequence ATGGACCTGAACCAAGCGGCGACGCGTGCCCGCGACGCCCTGACTATCGAGGCCGAAACAAACGCCGGGGTGCGCGATTTGCTGGCCGTCGCCGAGGACGACGCGGCCGATCGACCCACCCGGCAGGCGGCGCTGCGCTTGCTGGGCGCGCTGGCCGGTGAGGCTTTCGTGGGGCCGCGCATTGTTCACCTGGACGTGGTGGGGGTGTGCAACGCCAACTGCATCTACTGCCGCGATCACTCGCCGTATATTCATGATCGCGAGCCGTGGCGAACCATGGAAATGCCCTACGAGATGGCGGCGCGGTTGGTGTCCGAAGCCGTGGAACTCGGCGCGGAGTTGCTGCCGCTGGTTGGTGCCGGCGAGAACCTGCTGCACACGCGCTTTGCCGATTTGATCGCGCTGATCAAGTCGCAGCCGGTGGAGTTCGAGGTTTATACCAACGGTCTGAACTGGACCGACGAGGTCATCGATCTGTTTGCCGATGCGCCCCGCGCGAAGGCGACATTTTCGCTCAGCGCCGCCACGCCCGCGACGTGGGCCGCCTTTCGTCCCGAGATGAGCCCCGACCTTTTCCTGCGCATCGAAGATTCGATGCGGCGCTTGGTAGCCCGGCGCGGCGCGGGTTTGCGGGTGGGCATCGTGCACGTGCTCAACCGGCGCAATGTGGGCGAGGTGCTGCCGATGATCCGGCAGGCGATCGACCTGGGCGTGGATGAAGTGCAGTACAAGCTCACGGAGATGAACGACGCGGCGTATCCTTTGAAATTGGGCGCGCCGGAGGTGGAGTCGATCCGCCTGGAAATCCGGGAGGCGCGGCGGCTGGCGGCGTTGGCGGGCGTGGATATCCACGACAACATCGAGTTTCAGTTGGATCACCTGGACGTGGAGACGGGGCTCTACACGCCGGGCCTGTACCGGCACCTTCCCTGCTTCGCGGGCTTCGAGATGATAAGGGTGCGACGCGACGGGGCGATCAGTTTCTGCTGCGGCTTGAAATTTTTCGGTTCGGCGAGCGAAATGTCGCTACGCGATCATTGGTTCGGGGAAGCGATGCGGGAGGCGCGGCGCGCGGCGTTGGCCATGCCGACCGGGGCGAATATGCGTCTGCCCGATGGCGGCATGCTCCACGACCCGCAATGCGATTTTTGTTACAATTACGTGTTTAACCGCGCGTACGCGGAAGCGGTCCAGGAAGCGGGCGTGGCGCATCTTTTGGCGGAGCGGCAATGA